The Syntrophorhabdaceae bacterium genomic sequence AGCAGCATCTCCAAGCCGGTCTTTTTACCAAGCACAGATTCCTTCCTTTTCTTGCCCCATACGCTCTCGGGACGAGCCTGTACTATAAAGATGCTCTCAGGAAATGGAAGACTTCTTGAGATAGACCACTCTGCATCCTGGGGGCATCCGAAATGTTCTTCAACCTTTTTCGCGAGTCTTGTAAGTTCCAGCACTTCTCTATCTTCAAGACACTGCCTCTTCCTTTGATCCGGAGGCAGCTCTTTATATTCCATCTCTTTGGTCTCCGGGTTATAGACAAATTCACTCCCTTTATCTGAAATTACCTTTTCTTCAATCATCAGACCAATTTTATCAACCAGATACCTGTCTGGTGTTACATTTCCGGAAACTACAGCTTCACCAAAACCGAAACTTCCTTCTATAGCTACTTTCGATATATCACCATTAACAGGGTTCACGGTAAACATAACTCCGGCAGCCTTTGCATCGACCATTGTCAATACAGCCACCCCTATCGGGTCATAATGCAATGGTAGATTGAGCCTTGCCCTTGCTATTATAGAGCGTGGATTGAAAGTGCTCGACCATACACGTATTACATTAAAAACAACATCATCTGCTCCACTCACGTTCAAATATGTCTCATACTGACCGGGATGGCTTGCAGGCCCTGCAGAACGGGTAGCCACATATATATTTTCACATCCTGCAATCTTGCAC encodes the following:
- a CDS encoding PEP/pyruvate-binding domain-containing protein, coding for MAEKWIYRLQEVGQEHNDIVGKKCANLGELTKAGFHVPPGFALGVDAYDRFMNETEATKRILKYLENFNADPDDLADTLKYEKASQDIREIVEMIKMPPDMEETVKSYYAELCKIAGCENIYVATRSAGPASHPGQYETYLNVSGADDVVFNVIRVWSSTFNPRSIIARARLNLPLHYDPIGVAVLTMVDAKAAGVMFTVNPVNGDISKVAIEGSFGFGEAVVSGNVTPDRYLVDKIGLMIEEKVISDKGSEFVYNPETKEMEYKELPPDQRKRQCLEDREVLELTRLAKKVEEHFGCPQDAEWSISRSLPFPESIFIVQARPESVWGKKRKESVLGKKTGLEMLLEKAMTPTKVKV